From Deinococcus fonticola, one genomic window encodes:
- a CDS encoding alpha/beta hydrolase family protein: protein MRRHLIPSLTLWLLGSLLPVQALGGSAAITSRSLTLTLGDTTSKAELLLPAGSTKAPLVLLIQGTGPEDRNGSFVTFSGVQQGSLGQLANVLAGQGFAVMRFDKRYAALTFDPKTAQAAQASYEKLSMKDLLADARTALNTAKMQPGVDSSRVFVYGWSEGSILAAHLALETGAKGLIVQGPVLDSYAATFTRQFGRVGLKYLSAYAKDGKIDLQGVMAALMGPGSGLARTQAQLLLALDSTPDNPKLNTYFDANRDGRLDLKGEVLPALQVGYPQLLDGSPKYGAVGGLPVLGKLAPKLRMPVLILQGENDGNIDPDDAKKLSALLPKTSTLKLYPGLGHSLGKAADITQDNFAPMETAPMNDMAQWLKTLK, encoded by the coding sequence ATGAGACGCCACCTGATTCCTTCACTGACCTTATGGCTGCTTGGTTCGCTCCTTCCTGTTCAGGCCCTGGGGGGGAGCGCGGCCATCACCTCCAGATCCCTGACCCTCACGCTAGGCGACACCACCAGCAAGGCCGAACTGCTGTTGCCAGCAGGCAGCACGAAAGCGCCCCTGGTGCTGCTGATTCAGGGCACCGGGCCGGAAGACCGGAACGGCAGTTTCGTCACCTTCAGCGGCGTGCAGCAGGGTTCCCTGGGACAACTGGCCAATGTCCTGGCGGGGCAGGGGTTCGCGGTCATGCGGTTCGACAAGCGGTACGCTGCGCTGACCTTCGACCCGAAAACCGCCCAGGCGGCGCAGGCAAGTTACGAGAAACTGAGCATGAAAGACCTGCTGGCCGACGCCCGCACTGCCCTGAATACTGCCAAGATGCAACCGGGCGTGGACAGCAGCCGGGTCTTCGTGTACGGCTGGAGCGAGGGCAGCATTCTTGCCGCCCACCTCGCTCTGGAAACTGGGGCAAAAGGCCTGATCGTGCAGGGGCCAGTGCTGGACAGTTACGCGGCCACCTTCACCAGGCAGTTCGGGCGGGTGGGCCTGAAGTACCTCAGCGCCTACGCCAAAGACGGCAAGATCGACCTGCAAGGCGTCATGGCGGCCCTGATGGGTCCGGGCAGTGGATTGGCCCGCACGCAAGCTCAACTGCTGCTGGCCCTGGACAGCACGCCGGACAACCCCAAGCTGAACACTTACTTCGATGCCAACAGGGACGGGCGGCTTGACCTGAAAGGTGAAGTGCTGCCTGCCCTCCAGGTAGGCTACCCGCAACTTCTGGACGGGTCGCCCAAGTACGGCGCGGTCGGCGGCCTGCCCGTCCTGGGCAAGCTGGCCCCGAAACTGCGGATGCCGGTGCTGATTCTTCAGGGCGAAAACGACGGCAACATCGACCCCGATGACGCGAAGAAGCTGAGTGCCCTGCTCCCGAAAACAAGCACGCTGAAACTGTACCCCGGCCTGGGCCATAGCCTCGGCAAGGCCGCTGACATCACGCAGGACAACTTCGCCCCCATGGAAACCGCGCCGATGAACGACATGGCGCAGTGGTTGAAAACCCTGAAGTGA
- the thrB gene encoding homoserine kinase produces the protein MTTPAFTVRAPASSANLGPGFDSLGLSVPLFTTLHVTPQATTEVVPRGEELAATPADESNYIYQAMRLAARRAGRNLPPARIEIETEVPLARGLGSSAAALVAGVVAGNELLGRPLRDEDVLDVTAREEGHPDNVAPALFGGIVIATLDKLGTHYVRLDPPANLGVTVLIPDFELSTSKARAVLPKEYSRADAVHALSHAALLAASLSVGRLDLLRHAMQDYIHQIWRAPLVPGLSDILEDAHRFGALGAALSGAGPTVLCFHDTREPTLPLHEYLHGVMNRNGLTGRVLDLPIDTAGTVVTRHS, from the coding sequence ATGACCACCCCCGCTTTTACCGTGCGGGCGCCGGCGTCCAGCGCCAACCTGGGACCGGGCTTCGATAGCCTGGGCCTCAGCGTGCCGCTGTTCACCACCCTGCACGTCACGCCGCAGGCCACCACCGAAGTCGTCCCACGCGGCGAGGAACTGGCCGCCACGCCCGCCGACGAGAGCAACTACATCTATCAGGCCATGCGGTTGGCGGCCAGACGCGCTGGGCGCAACCTGCCCCCGGCCCGCATTGAAATAGAGACGGAAGTGCCGCTGGCGCGTGGCCTGGGTTCCAGTGCAGCGGCGCTGGTGGCCGGTGTGGTGGCCGGCAACGAACTGCTGGGCCGCCCCCTGCGCGACGAGGATGTGCTGGACGTGACTGCCCGCGAGGAAGGCCACCCGGACAACGTGGCCCCGGCGCTGTTCGGCGGCATCGTGATCGCCACGCTGGACAAGCTGGGTACGCACTACGTGCGTCTCGACCCTCCTGCGAATCTGGGGGTGACTGTCCTGATCCCTGACTTTGAACTGTCGACCAGCAAGGCCCGCGCCGTGCTACCCAAGGAGTACAGCCGCGCCGACGCCGTTCACGCGCTCTCACACGCCGCACTGCTGGCGGCGTCCCTGAGTGTGGGACGGCTCGACCTGCTGCGCCACGCCATGCAGGACTACATTCACCAGATCTGGCGAGCCCCCCTGGTGCCGGGCCTCAGCGACATTCTGGAAGACGCGCACCGGTTCGGGGCACTGGGCGCGGCCCTGAGTGGCGCTGGCCCCACCGTACTGTGCTTCCACGACACGCGTGAACCCACCCTTCCTCTGCACGAGTACCTGCACGGCGTCATGAACCGTAACGGCCTGACCGGGCGCGTTCTGGATCTTCCCATCGACACGGCGGGAACCGTGGTGACCCGTCACTCCTGA
- a CDS encoding MMPL family transporter yields the protein MQLLSRLVSRHPWAVLIVWLVAALLSVPLAARAPSALTANAAGTLSDTESSRVITLLRDKFREKDTNMALLITRSNPPLSTPEGQANYAKFIEGLKDVQGVSQVVEARNAGTLSTQSADAVMGLTIAQIPLNDGATQSVRAIRQYAQKVKSPALDVRVTGGQAIADDFTEFAEKDTKRSEFVALPLIAALLLLVFGALVATGLPLIVGVLSITVAMAGLYGLTFLMEVSTFAQSVITMLGLGAGIDYALLMVNRFREELRRMNGDSRAASARTVLSAGRSVGFSGLTVAIAMAGLIIPHVTFVRSIGIGGVLVVLLTVLASITALPAMLTLLGERVNSPRVLKIGWAQSGEASAGWTAFARRVTARPWLAFGLSSALLLLLSIPAWGMRVGYSGAWGIVPGVESRDALADVRKLGAGGLLSQFEVVLDLEGRRYGPDDRRKFQQLVEELRALPDTRGVLSPFVTSADLGGNTSNAEAIGALSALTRRSFSQDRQYLRVTVVPSDTLRADQIAEHEERIRDVLSRSGYRYLLGGAPIGEKEWSHQITGALPTVVAAVFAGTFLLLLVAFRSLLIPLKSILTNALTVGAAAGVVTEIVQNGLLAAPLGIPVDVGIIDASLPVMLFAVMFGLSMDYEIFLLSRVQEEHLRGKSNDEAVVEAIGHTARIITSAAIIMFIVFGAFVFGRVIASKSIGLGLAVAVLLDATLVRLVLVPSFLKLAGRWNWWLPGWLDRRLPQMHLEH from the coding sequence GGCACCCTGAGCGACACCGAAAGCAGCCGCGTGATCACCCTGCTGCGCGATAAATTCAGGGAGAAAGACACCAACATGGCCCTGCTGATCACGCGCTCCAATCCGCCTTTAAGCACGCCGGAGGGTCAGGCCAACTACGCGAAATTCATCGAGGGCCTGAAAGACGTGCAGGGCGTGTCGCAGGTGGTGGAGGCGCGCAACGCTGGCACGCTGTCCACGCAATCGGCCGACGCGGTGATGGGCCTGACCATCGCGCAGATTCCCCTGAACGACGGCGCGACCCAGAGCGTGCGGGCCATCCGGCAGTACGCGCAGAAAGTGAAGTCCCCGGCGCTGGACGTGCGCGTCACGGGCGGACAGGCCATCGCGGACGACTTCACGGAGTTCGCAGAAAAGGACACCAAGCGCAGCGAGTTCGTGGCGCTGCCCCTGATCGCGGCGCTGCTGCTGCTGGTGTTCGGGGCGCTGGTGGCCACCGGCTTGCCCCTGATCGTGGGGGTGCTGAGCATCACGGTGGCGATGGCGGGCCTGTACGGCCTGACCTTCCTGATGGAGGTTAGCACCTTCGCGCAGAGCGTCATCACCATGCTGGGACTGGGCGCGGGCATCGATTACGCCCTCTTGATGGTCAACCGTTTCCGTGAGGAACTGCGCCGGATGAACGGCGACAGCCGCGCCGCGTCGGCCCGCACGGTGCTGTCGGCGGGACGCAGCGTGGGCTTCAGCGGCCTGACGGTGGCAATTGCCATGGCGGGCCTGATTATTCCCCACGTGACCTTTGTGCGCAGCATCGGCATCGGCGGGGTGCTGGTGGTATTGCTGACGGTGCTGGCCAGCATCACGGCGCTGCCGGCCATGCTGACGCTGCTGGGCGAACGGGTCAACAGCCCGCGCGTCCTGAAAATCGGCTGGGCGCAGTCGGGTGAGGCTTCTGCCGGGTGGACGGCCTTCGCGCGGCGCGTCACGGCCCGCCCCTGGCTGGCGTTCGGGCTGTCGAGCGCGCTGCTGCTGCTGCTCTCCATTCCGGCCTGGGGGATGCGGGTCGGGTACTCGGGCGCGTGGGGCATCGTTCCCGGTGTGGAAAGCCGCGACGCGCTGGCCGATGTCCGGAAGCTGGGCGCGGGCGGGCTGCTCAGCCAGTTCGAGGTGGTGCTCGACCTGGAAGGAAGGCGCTACGGCCCGGATGATCGTCGTAAATTTCAGCAACTGGTCGAGGAACTGCGTGCGCTGCCCGACACCAGGGGCGTCCTGAGTCCCTTCGTGACGTCCGCCGACCTGGGCGGCAACACCAGCAACGCCGAGGCCATCGGCGCCCTCAGCGCCCTGACGCGCCGCTCCTTCAGTCAGGATCGGCAGTACCTGCGCGTGACGGTGGTGCCCAGCGATACCCTGCGGGCCGACCAGATTGCCGAGCACGAGGAACGCATCCGCGACGTGCTCAGCCGCAGCGGGTACAGGTATCTGCTGGGCGGCGCCCCCATCGGCGAAAAGGAGTGGAGCCACCAGATTACGGGCGCGCTTCCCACCGTCGTGGCGGCCGTGTTTGCCGGAACCTTCCTGCTGCTGCTGGTGGCTTTTCGCAGCCTGCTGATTCCCCTCAAGAGCATCCTGACCAACGCCCTGACTGTCGGGGCCGCCGCCGGCGTCGTCACGGAAATCGTGCAGAACGGCCTGCTGGCCGCGCCGCTGGGCATTCCGGTGGACGTGGGCATCATCGACGCGTCGCTGCCCGTAATGCTGTTCGCGGTGATGTTCGGCCTCAGCATGGACTACGAGATCTTCCTGCTCTCGCGCGTGCAGGAGGAACACCTGAGGGGCAAAAGCAACGACGAAGCCGTCGTGGAAGCCATCGGTCACACCGCCCGCATCATCACCAGCGCCGCCATCATCATGTTCATCGTGTTCGGGGCCTTCGTGTTCGGGCGCGTCATCGCCAGCAAGAGCATCGGCCTGGGCCTGGCCGTCGCCGTGCTGCTCGACGCCACACTGGTGCGGCTGGTGCTGGTGCCCAGTTTCCTGAAACTTGCCGGACGCTGGAACTGGTGGCTGCCGGGGTGGCTGGATAGGCGGTTGCCGCAGATGCACCTGGAACACTGA
- a CDS encoding ABC transporter substrate-binding protein, translated as MKKTLSTAVVSISLLGAASAAAPKDTLVIQQAATVTTLDPGLAYDTFSLQMIENIYETLWTHKGGSLTQMTPLLASKLPIYTNGGRTLVVDLRRGVKFHSGNPMTCADAEYTYRRNLVTNNADSANWFIAESLLGTQANARDDKSVTWARIAGAVKCNAAGQLVFTLPKPDPAFMAKMTFGGQGVIDRAWAIRQGEWDGTEKTWKDWAGKDLSGGKLASSASGTGAYRLVKRDADNVLLTAHTAYWGGAPAIKNVIMQKIGELAARQQAFLKGDADLIEAGTRSNVDAQLRGKPGVVILDNLPITGVQGLFMNNNVKSASALGSGKLDGKGIPANFFSDVNVRKAMAYAFDYDRFNRDVLRSKGTVRTMLLPDSFPGYSAGTRTYTYDPVKATEYFKKAWDGQVWQNGFVINANYRTGHVLGQVALELLKQNVEALNPRFRININVEPWSEQSAKFQKSEEVMIPMGWGADYADPDNFMTTFYSSKGFFYPTNNWKDAGADRWIEQAKQTTDPARRGKLYKQVADLAYEQSPYIVLPADTGVRALRSNLKGVTSATFNPMRSFGFTGTFIRELSKK; from the coding sequence ATGAAAAAAACGCTGTCCACGGCTGTCGTCTCCATTTCCCTGCTGGGTGCCGCCTCCGCCGCCGCGCCGAAGGACACGCTGGTGATTCAGCAGGCCGCCACCGTGACCACGCTCGACCCGGGGCTGGCCTACGACACCTTCAGCCTCCAGATGATCGAGAACATCTACGAGACGCTCTGGACGCATAAGGGCGGCAGCCTCACGCAGATGACGCCGCTGCTGGCCAGCAAGTTGCCCATATACACCAACGGGGGCCGGACGCTGGTGGTCGACCTGCGCCGGGGCGTGAAGTTTCACAGCGGCAACCCCATGACCTGCGCGGACGCCGAGTACACCTACCGCCGCAACCTGGTGACGAACAACGCCGACAGCGCCAACTGGTTCATTGCCGAGTCGCTGCTGGGTACCCAGGCCAACGCCAGGGACGACAAGAGCGTCACCTGGGCCAGAATCGCTGGCGCTGTGAAATGCAACGCGGCCGGGCAACTGGTCTTCACGCTGCCCAAACCCGATCCGGCGTTCATGGCGAAGATGACCTTCGGTGGTCAGGGCGTCATCGACCGGGCCTGGGCCATCAGGCAGGGCGAGTGGGACGGCACCGAGAAAACCTGGAAGGACTGGGCCGGCAAAGACCTGTCGGGCGGCAAGCTGGCCAGCAGTGCCAGCGGCACCGGCGCTTACAGGCTCGTGAAACGCGACGCAGACAACGTGCTGCTGACCGCGCACACGGCGTACTGGGGTGGAGCGCCCGCCATCAAAAACGTCATCATGCAGAAAATCGGGGAACTGGCGGCCCGCCAGCAGGCCTTCCTGAAAGGCGACGCCGACCTGATCGAAGCGGGCACGCGCTCGAACGTGGACGCGCAGCTGCGCGGGAAACCGGGCGTGGTCATCCTGGACAACCTGCCCATCACCGGCGTGCAGGGCCTTTTCATGAACAACAACGTCAAGTCCGCCAGCGCCCTGGGCAGCGGCAAACTGGATGGCAAAGGCATCCCCGCCAATTTCTTCAGTGACGTGAACGTCCGCAAGGCCATGGCCTACGCCTTCGATTACGACCGCTTCAACCGGGATGTGCTGCGCAGCAAAGGCACCGTGCGCACCATGCTGCTCCCAGACAGCTTCCCCGGGTACTCGGCGGGCACCAGAACCTACACCTACGACCCCGTGAAGGCCACCGAGTACTTCAAGAAAGCCTGGGACGGCCAGGTGTGGCAAAACGGCTTCGTCATCAATGCCAACTACCGCACCGGGCATGTCCTGGGGCAGGTCGCGCTGGAACTCCTGAAACAGAATGTCGAAGCCCTGAACCCCAGATTCCGCATCAACATCAACGTGGAACCCTGGTCGGAGCAAAGCGCGAAATTCCAGAAGTCCGAGGAAGTCATGATTCCTATGGGCTGGGGCGCGGATTACGCCGACCCGGACAACTTCATGACCACCTTCTACAGCTCTAAAGGGTTCTTCTACCCCACCAACAACTGGAAGGATGCGGGCGCCGACCGCTGGATCGAGCAGGCCAAGCAAACCACCGATCCGGCCCGGCGGGGCAAGCTGTACAAGCAGGTGGCTGACCTCGCCTACGAGCAGAGCCCCTACATCGTGCTGCCCGCCGACACGGGCGTCCGTGCCCTTCGCAGCAACCTGAAGGGAGTGACGTCCGCCACCTTCAACCCCATGCGCAGCTTCGGCTTTACCGGCACATTTATCCGGGAACTCAGCAAGAAGTAG
- a CDS encoding GlsB/YeaQ/YmgE family stress response membrane protein: MIMKTDAQQGAFANIIIGIVGAVLANFLFGSLLPLGANFNGLLGSIIWGTIGSVVLIAILKALRILR, from the coding sequence ATGATCATGAAAACGGACGCTCAGCAGGGCGCATTCGCCAACATCATCATCGGGATCGTCGGTGCGGTACTCGCCAACTTCCTCTTCGGCAGCCTGCTGCCCCTCGGCGCCAACTTCAACGGTCTGCTGGGCAGCATCATCTGGGGCACCATCGGTAGCGTCGTCCTGATCGCTATCCTCAAGGCCCTGCGTATCCTGCGCTAA